One window of the Osmia bicornis bicornis unplaced genomic scaffold, iOsmBic2.1, whole genome shotgun sequence genome contains the following:
- the LOC123988997 gene encoding uncharacterized protein LOC123988997, whose protein sequence is MGPNKEDVLKILYWNARSILKRKEEIQQILHTVDIFACVETWLSPSILNLQYPGFISFRLDRTHAPGGGILLLIRKNLAYKEIPGIMSPHESVEICGIRITNTNPAFNLIVCYRAPGLTLTLDQWGKIFSNLKTDQCNIMMGDFNAHHVNWNCNRSDRNGENLLEMVEKHNLFIHNHDSYSHIDKYSKSNIDLVLSSNNVADKININVNDDTWGSDHYPIYISVSAQKIRYCKKSHKLSSKRTDWANFALHLDSAFPQFFCAEYELLPPSQKYDSFVKVLKEAIVNNTPKKKIVGPRTHRNPVAWWDKECHEIKQLRNKAFKKWERSKTLEDLIEYKRLIALAKKTFKTIK, encoded by the coding sequence ATGGGTCCTAATAAAGAAGACGTTTTAAAAATTCTCTACTGGAATGCAAGGAGCATCTTGAAGCGTAAAGAAgaaattcaacaaattttgcACACTGTAGACATTTTTGCCTGCGTTGAAACCTGGCTCAGTCCGTCCATTTTGAACTTGCAATACCCCGGATTTATTAGTTTCAGGTTAGATAGAACCCACGCACCCGGTGGCGGGATTTTATTGCTGATTCGGAAAAATTTGGCATACAAGGAAATACCAGGTATTATGTCCCCCCACGAATCTGTTGAAATCTGTGGTATTAGAATCACCAATACTAATCCAGCCTTCAACCTCATAGTCTGTTATAGAGCTCCTGGTCTTACTCTCACTCTTGATCAATGGGGTAAAATTTTTTCCAATCTCAAAACAGATCAATGCAATATTATGATGGGCGACTTTAACGCCCATCATGTTAACTGGAATTGCAATAGAAGTGACAGAAATGGAGAAAACCTGTTAGAAATGGTTGAAAAACACAACTTGTTTATTCACAATCACGATTCGTATTCTCATATtgataaatattctaaatCTAACATCGATCTGGTTCTTTCAAGTAACAATGTAGccgataaaattaatattaacgtGAATGATGATACCTGGGGATCCGATCACTATCCCATATATATTAGCGTAAGCGCACAAAAAATCCGCTATTGTAAAAAATCCCATAAACTCAGCTCGAAACGGACGGACTGGGCAAATTTCGCGTTGCACCTCGACTCAGCATTCCCACAATTTTTTTGCGCCGAATATGAACTTCTCCCACCTAGTCAAAAATATGACTCCTTTGTAAAGGTTTTGAAAGAAGCAATAGTTAATAATACACCCAAGAAAAAAATTGTGGGTCCGCGAACGCATAGAAATCCTGTTGCATGGTGGGATAAGGAGTGCCATGAAATAAAGCAACTCAGGAACAAGGCATTCAAAAAATGGGAGCGATCAAAAACTCTTGAAGATCTCATTGAATATAAAAGGCTGATTGCATTGGCGAAAAAAACctttaaaacaataaaataa
- the LOC123988998 gene encoding uncharacterized protein LOC123988998 has translation MGQTDIALIQEPWIHKERVGGLNTGCGSLHYDATSTRPRACIFVKKEIAALKLNEFCTADLSAVKVKLNLGGNKSELVVCSAYLPYDSEEPPPTRELRALIDHCAVKGLHLVIGCDANSHHTVWGSTNTNGRGTALLEYLATTSMEILNKGSAPTFITSRRQEVIDLTLGTTKVAQVVKHWQVRDESTLSDHRLITFNLMGDREGGTGEAYRNPKATNWALYREGLEGRLKGHCQRPRTVGEIEQAVKHLSSAVTQAYEDACPVKIGSSNKRVPWWNKKLDQARKDTRRLLYKAMKANTKPAWDSYKRSQQAYKKLIRTSKRSAWKTFCKETEALPVVARLRRVFSTGPSPGLDRLRRPDGSLTNNHKETLEHLIQTHFPELY, from the coding sequence ATGGGGCAGACAGATATAGCCCTCATACAGGAACCTTGGATCCACAAGGAACGCGTAGGAGGGCTTAACACGGGGTGTGGCTCACTTCACTATGATGCCACATCCACAAGGCCCAGGGCCTGCATCTTCGTCAAAAAGGAAATAGCGGCCCTGAAACTTAATGAATTCTGTACAGCTGATCTTTCAGCGGTTAAGGTCAAACTTAACCTCGGTGGGAACAAGTCAGAGCTGGTGGTATGCTCGGCGTACCTACCGTATGACTCCGAGGAACCTCCACCCACGAGGGAACTCAGGGCTCTGATAGATCACTGTGCTGTCAAAGGTCTGCACCTGGTGATAGGTTGCGATGCTAACTCGCACCACACAGTATGGGGCAGTACCAATACCAACGGCAGAGGCACAGCACTGCTAGAGTACCTCGCCACCACGAGCATGGAGATCCTAAACAAAGGCTCCGCCCCCACCTTCATCACCTCCCGTAGACAGGAGGTAATTGACCTGACCCTGGGCACCACAAAGGTGGCACAGGTTGTCAAACACTGGCAAGTTCGAGACGAAAGCACGCTCTCGGACCACCGCCTAATTACGTTCAACTTAATGGGCGACAGAGAAGGCGGCACTGGTGAAGCATACAGGAACCCAAAGGCCACCAACTGGGCACTCTACAGAGAGGGCCTAGAAGGGAGGCTTAAGGGGCACTGTCAGCGTCCCAGGACCGTAGGCGAAATTGAGCAAGCGGTGAAGCACTTAAGCTCCGCCGTTACTCAAGCCTACGAGGATGCCTGCCCTGTCAAAATTGGAAGTAGTAACAAAAGGGTCCCCTGGTGGAACAAGAAATTGGACCAAGCCAGAAAGGACACCCGTAGACTACTGTACAAAGCCATGAAGGCAAATACGAAGCCAGCCTGGGACAGTTACAAAAGGTCGCAGCAAGCTTACAAAAAGCTAATAAGAACTAGCAAGAGGTCAGCCTGGAAGACCTTCTGCAAAGAAACCGAAGCTCTACCAGTAGTTGCCAGGTTAAGGAGGGTCTTCTCAACAGGCCCCTCACCGGGGTTGGATCGTCTCAGACGCCCCGACGGAAGTCTGACGAACAACCACAAAGAGACATTAGAACACCTCATCCAGACACATTTCCCAGAATTGTATTGA
- the LOC123988999 gene encoding uncharacterized protein LOC123988999, with product MLKTLERLVDRYIRDEVLANKPLHPSQHAYQNGKSTETALHKLVGFIEGALSSGESALCIFLDIEGAFDNTPHDAIKEAARRYNIKDSVVRWIHNMLTNRTAIASLGEETVRADVARGCPQGGVLSPLLWTLVVDELIRILASEGFEVQGYADDLSITVRGRHPLDLARRLQKAIILVESWCQSHSLSVNPSKTELVLFTRRRRFYFKAPHLFGTQLQLTDEVKYLGVILDKKLTWKNHVNRQTQKAISTYWACRRMFGPTWGLKPRVVRWIYQAILEPITTYASIVWWTSMKREAHRKAIERIYRITLLGIIGALPTTPTLAMGALLDIKPPHLTVMATAWRAAIRLHQAEEWSPTGGGHTEILRDVGSESILTHGGDRCKTEYLFRREYDLILPDREKWLKDPNDILTPGGLVWFTDGSKTGIGTGAGIAGESPRVEMTHKLGHHVTVFQAEVFAIWACAKYNLDRAHSGKHIYICSDSMAALKALHKVEIGSKLVKDCALILKQLSLNNRVKLLWVPGHTGIPGNERANELARLRASSSQPCHEYPIGVSTYALKGLAKDWLNQEFTRLWHNANGMRHTRALFKGPSQKLGDTLSHLDRAQLRMLVGLVTGHWYTRKHLARMRLTEETLCPRWEEEDETPLHVLLRCRELRARRGAILGTLEPSSLSISAGLVPALLNFATEAQLPRHSQ from the coding sequence ATGCTCAAAACGCTGGAGAGGCTGGTCGATAGGTACATCAGAGACGAGGTTTTGGCCAATAAACCACTACACCCCTCTCAACACGCCTATCAAAACGGCAAATCCACCGAGACGGCACTTCATAAACTAGTAGGCTTTATTGAAGGCGCACTGTCGAGCGGCGAATCTGCCCTCTGCATTTTCCTCGACATCGAGGGGGCGTTTGACAACACACCCCATGATGCCATTAAGGAAGCTGCGAGGAGGTATAATATTAAGGACTCCGTCGTAAGATGGATCCACAACATGCTGACGAACAGAACAGCCATAGCAAGCCTGGGAGAGGAGACGGTGAGGGCTGACGTCGCGAGGGGCTGCCCGCAGGGAGGAGTCCTGTCCCCCCTGCTGTGGACCCTCGTGGTTGATGAACTCATACGTATACTCGCCTCGGAAGGCTTTGAGGTTCAGGGCTACGCCGACGACCTCTCTATCACGGTCAGAGGCAGACACCCGTTGGATCTAGCGAGGAGATTACAAAAGGCTATCATACTCGTAGAATCTTGGTGTCAATCACACTCACTCTCGGTTAACCCGAGCAAAACGGAACTGGTCCTATTTACAAGGAGAAGacgcttttattttaaggcTCCTCACCTTTTTGGGACGCAGCTACAACTCACAGATGAGGTTAAATATCTAGGTGTAATACTAGACAAAAAACTCACCTGGAAAAACCATGTGAACAGGCAGACCCAGAAAGCAATCAGCACCTACTGGGCCTGCCGCAGAATGTTTGGCCCCACATGGGGACTCAAACCAAGGGTGGTCAGGTGGATATACCAGGCCATCCTTGAACCTATCACAACATACGCCTCGATTGTGTGGTGGACCTCCATGAAGAGGGAAGCACACAGAAAGGCTATAGAAAGAATATACAGAATAACGCTGCTGGGGATAATAGGTGCACTCCCCACCACGCCCACCTTGGCAATGGGTGCGCTGCTCGACATCAAGCCACCCCATCTAACAGTGATGGCAACGGCTTGGAGAGCGGCCATCCGCCTCCACCAAGCTGAAGAATGGTCCCCGACGGGCGGCGGGCACACCGAAATCCTCAGGGATGTGGGATCAGAGTCAATTCTGACCCACGGTGGGGACCGCTGCAAGACGGAATACCTCTTCAGACGAGAATATGATCTAATCCTCCCAGATAGGGAGAAATGGCTGAAAGACCCAAACGACATTCTGACTCCGGGGGGGCTGGTCTGGTTCACAGACGGCTCTAAGACCGGTATCGGCACCGGAGCCGGGATTGCGGGGGAAAGCCCTAGGGTCGAAATGACCCACAAGCTGGGCCACCACGTTACGGTCTTCCAAGCAGAAGTGTTTGCCATATGGGCCTGCGCCAAATATAATTTGGATAGGGCCCACTCAGGAAAACACATATACATCTGCAGTGACAGCATGGCCGCGCTGAAAGCCCTCCACAAAGTGGAAATAGGGTCAAAGCTAGTCAAGGACTGCGCACTGATTTTAAAACAGCTATCTCTGAACAACAGAGTTAAGCTGCTATGGGTACCAGGTCACACTGGTATCCCAGGAAACGAGAGGGCTAACGAATTAGCACGACTGCGGGCGTCAAGCTCCCAGCCATGCCATGAGTACCCTATTGGTGTCTCAACCTATGCGTTGAAAGGCTTGGCCAAGGACTGGTTAAACCAGGAATTCACCAGGCTCTGGCACAACGCCAATGGCATGAGACACACGAGGGCCCTATTTAAGGGACCGTCACAGAAGCTGGGTGACACCTTAAGTCACCTGGACAGGGCGCAGCTGCGCATGCTCGTGGGCCTAGTGACAGGACACTGGTACACGAGAAAACACCTCGCGCGCATGAGACTCACGGAGGAGACATTATGTCCGAGGTGGGAGGAAGAGGACGAAACCCCTCTACACGTACTTCTAAGATGCAGGGAACTAAGGGCCCGAAGAGGAGCAATCCTGGGGACCTTGGAACCCTCATCATTAAGCATTTCGGCTGGCCTGGTGCCGGCGCTTCTAAACTTCGCCACAGAAGCCCAGTTGCCAAGGCACAGCCAGTAA